The DNA region CTATAATGTGTACTTGTacttgtaaatgttttaaatgtcaattttataATCCCCCTTTTAATCTGAGTATTAATAGTCACAGTCGAAAACTCACGGTCGCACATATGActgtatgattttttaaatacagataATTATGAGTCATTGCATGTTTTGTTGAAATCTATATGTGTACTTAAATCCCcacaacacaatacattttcGTAAAAATCTTTCTTATTTGATATCAGTAGTTAATTAAGctttacaaaataaacacaCTTGTTCATATCAATAACCAACAAGTAAATATAAGCAACAAGTTAGACCTTACGCTAATTTTGCAATCTACGGGCATGTTCATTTGTTTTCATACGTGTAGAGATTCGTCATTACAAAAACTGATGACGCAATACACTTATTTTTCCGTTCAACACGTACGCGTACACGTTGGTTTGCTAAACACCTCTATTATAAGATTACACACACatgtaaagaattttttttattgatttgtcGATTGTTTTTCAACATAATACTAAAAAATGTTGCAAAAATGTTGGGATTTATATTTACGATGAACTACTTTTAAACGTTGTTACGGAAACAAAGTACATAACGGTTATAATTTTAAGTAAATTCTGATACCctcttaaatgtttttaaatttctacatTACTTATAAACACTtcataaatcaattaaaacttTATGATATCTTCCTTTTTACATTTGATCacgaaatgcattttttttcatctagcGCCTGTGCATGACCTATTCAGTGCAATTAATGTACTGCAAGGAATTAACAAGTTAATATTTTTGGGTAGGTTTCTTTATTTTAGCAAGAAATGGATAACGGTACAATTTTATCGGACAAACTCTCCAAGTGGAACAGTGACCTAGCCAGAGGACTGACTCCCAACAATGTCATCCTTTCTCTGTACATCGTTATAGGCGTGCTAGGAAACTCAACAGTGATTCTGATCTACGGCTTCAAGATTAAAGGAAACAAAGAAGATAGATATTTCATCCCTTTTCTTGCATTTGCGGACCTATCAGCTTCCATCGTTTGTGGCTCATTCGGAATTGCTTTAAATATGATGCAGGCACAGTTCAACAACAATAGTTTGTGTAAAGCCTGGTGGTTTTTCGCGTCCTACACAACATTTTGTTCAATCTTTTTACTCTTGATTATTGCCATTCATCgatatttaaagatttgcaGACcgcaaagaaaacaaatgacATTGAAATGGAAACGTTTTGCTATGTGCCTGGTTTTGATTATAGCATTTGCTCTCTCGGCTCCAATGACTTATTTCTATGGTTCAGTCTCTTTTAAAAACGAAAAAGAAAACATCGTTGGACTTAGATGTAGTAGATTGAAAACCACCCATAAATTAGCATCGCAGATATTTGGAGGCATCGCTGTACTCACTATTATTATAGTTATATTTTCCTTCATTTGTTTATACTTGAGGATAGGATATACCATTATCAAACACTTTAAGTACAGCAAGAAACAGAAAACTTACAACAACACAGAGAAACCAAGAATGAACAACAAAAGGAAAGGTCCACATTCATGTAGTAATGGACGCCTGAGAAACATGGTCACTGAAGTAAAATCCTTGAGAAGCAACGAAGAAGTACTTGCAGCAAGCAGAACTGGAGATGCAAAACAAAGCGTGTTCGTGACATGTGCAAAGCGAAGAAAGCAGAACAGGAGAGTTGTGCACAAAATTACTCTTGTTTTTATGCTAATAACTGTTATCTTTCTAATTTGTTATATTCCGAAAGTAATAATCATGTTGTTAGAAGCGAGAAGTGCTAGATTCTGGGAGGAGTTTTCGGATTCAGGTAGAGCTGGTGTTCTTTTCCTGTACAGATTTTTCATAATCAACAACATCATAAA from Crassostrea angulata isolate pt1a10 chromosome 7, ASM2561291v2, whole genome shotgun sequence includes:
- the LOC128157479 gene encoding cholecystokinin receptor type A-like, with translation MDNGTILSDKLSKWNSDLARGLTPNNVILSLYIVIGVLGNSTVILIYGFKIKGNKEDRYFIPFLAFADLSASIVCGSFGIALNMMQAQFNNNSLCKAWWFFASYTTFCSIFLLLIIAIHRYLKICRPQRKQMTLKWKRFAMCLVLIIAFALSAPMTYFYGSVSFKNEKENIVGLRCSRLKTTHKLASQIFGGIAVLTIIIVIFSFICLYLRIGYTIIKHFKYSKKQKTYNNTEKPRMNNKRKGPHSCSNGRLRNMVTEVKSLRSNEEVLAASRTGDAKQSVFVTCAKRRKQNRRVVHKITLVFMLITVIFLICYIPKVIIMLLEARSARFWEEFSDSGRAGVLFLYRFFIINNIINPVIYAFMDKKFSRKVKLLCKICS